One Candidatus Kryptobacter tengchongensis DNA segment encodes these proteins:
- a CDS encoding ABC-2 type transport system ATP-binding protein, translating into MLSVKNLKKRYKDTVAVDGVSFNVNENETVVLLGPNGSGKTTTLKSIVGLIIPDEGEIYINGVNVLSEPKRARSYLSFLPQRISLYESLKVIEILEFFRKLRGLPVKRVEYVIEMLDLKDLLGKYANELSGGNVQRLGIALAIMPEVPILILDEPTLSLDPEGVMRFKSLLSQLKKDGKTILFTTHLLNEVDELADKVGILVNGRLITFESASELKKKLKFESKVYLVVKNMDDGFVKLAYDSGAIEVSRNGTSMIIKAESNKILDVIFNLYKSGAQIENFQTSSQSFEAIYQKLMEEHEPKN; encoded by the coding sequence ATGCTTTCGGTTAAAAATTTAAAAAAGCGTTATAAAGATACTGTTGCGGTAGATGGGGTAAGCTTTAATGTGAATGAAAATGAGACAGTTGTTTTGCTTGGTCCAAATGGAAGCGGGAAAACAACCACACTTAAATCAATAGTTGGGCTTATAATCCCAGATGAAGGTGAGATTTACATAAATGGTGTAAATGTTTTATCCGAGCCGAAAAGAGCGAGAAGTTATTTAAGCTTTCTCCCGCAAAGAATTTCTTTATATGAGAGTTTGAAAGTTATAGAAATACTTGAGTTTTTCAGAAAGTTGAGGGGTTTGCCAGTTAAAAGAGTTGAATATGTGATTGAAATGCTTGATTTGAAAGATTTACTTGGCAAGTATGCTAATGAACTCTCTGGTGGAAATGTTCAGCGTCTTGGGATAGCGCTCGCTATTATGCCCGAAGTTCCAATTTTAATCCTTGATGAGCCAACTTTAAGTCTTGACCCCGAAGGCGTTATGAGGTTTAAATCATTGCTTTCCCAGCTGAAAAAAGATGGGAAGACAATTTTGTTTACAACTCACCTTTTAAACGAAGTTGATGAACTTGCGGATAAAGTTGGAATCCTTGTTAACGGCAGATTGATAACTTTTGAAAGCGCATCGGAGCTTAAAAAGAAATTGAAGTTTGAGTCAAAGGTTTATCTTGTCGTTAAGAATATGGATGATGGGTTTGTAAAGCTTGCTTATGATTCAGGGGCGATTGAGGTCAGCAGAAATGGAACGAGCATGATTATAAAAGCGGAGTCAAATAAAATTCTTGATGTGATTTTCAATCTTTATAAGAGCGGGGCACAAATTGAAAACTTTCAAACATCAAGTCAATCATTTGAGGCGATTTATCAAAAATTAATGGAAGAACATGAGCCCAAAAATTAA
- a CDS encoding glycyl-tRNA synthetase, translating into MSKKNTVASSQTQLMDKLVSLCKRRGFIFQSSEIYGGINACWDYGPLGVELKNNIKQAWWKAMVYERDDIEGLDAAILMHPKVWEASGHVENFTDPLVDCKSCKLRFRADQIPEENLKLKKCPECGGELTEPRKFNLMFKTFMGPVEDEAHIVYLRPETAQGIYVNFENVYVSMRRKIPFGIAQIGKAFRNEITPGNFIFRTREFEQMEMQYFVRPGTDMEWFERWREERFKWYLRIGIKPEKLRFHQHGPDELAHYATAAYDIQFEFPFGWQELEGIHNRTNYDLSRHQQFSGKDLSYYDDEIGQKYIPYIIETSAGCDRTLLAVLVNAYDEEDTGKEIRTVLRLHPFLAPIKAAVLPLVNRENMPEIAFEIYKSLKPHFKVFYDDSGSIGRRYRRQDEIGTPFCFTVDSQTLQDGTVTVRDRDTMKQERIHKNEVLDFLREKIVF; encoded by the coding sequence ATGAGCAAAAAGAACACAGTCGCATCTTCACAGACGCAATTGATGGATAAGCTCGTTTCGCTTTGTAAGAGGAGAGGATTCATCTTTCAATCAAGTGAGATTTATGGGGGTATTAATGCATGTTGGGATTATGGTCCGCTTGGGGTTGAACTTAAAAATAACATAAAGCAGGCGTGGTGGAAGGCGATGGTTTATGAAAGGGACGATATTGAAGGGCTTGACGCTGCAATTTTGATGCATCCGAAAGTTTGGGAAGCTTCAGGACATGTAGAAAACTTCACAGATCCACTCGTTGATTGTAAATCTTGTAAACTTCGCTTTAGAGCGGATCAGATCCCAGAAGAGAATTTAAAATTGAAAAAATGCCCTGAATGTGGTGGTGAATTAACAGAGCCGAGAAAATTTAATCTGATGTTTAAAACATTTATGGGTCCCGTGGAAGATGAAGCTCATATTGTTTACCTTAGACCTGAAACAGCGCAGGGAATTTATGTCAATTTTGAAAATGTATATGTCTCAATGAGAAGAAAGATCCCCTTTGGAATTGCCCAAATAGGGAAAGCATTTAGAAACGAGATAACCCCGGGGAATTTCATTTTCAGAACAAGGGAATTTGAACAAATGGAAATGCAATACTTTGTCCGCCCCGGCACGGATATGGAGTGGTTTGAGAGATGGCGTGAGGAAAGATTTAAATGGTATTTGAGGATTGGAATAAAGCCCGAAAAACTTCGTTTCCATCAGCATGGTCCTGATGAACTTGCTCATTATGCAACTGCTGCGTATGATATCCAGTTTGAATTTCCATTTGGATGGCAAGAACTTGAAGGGATTCATAACAGAACGAATTATGATTTGTCAAGGCATCAACAGTTTTCGGGGAAAGATTTAAGCTATTATGATGACGAGATAGGGCAAAAATATATCCCATATATAATTGAAACATCTGCTGGGTGCGATAGAACTTTGCTTGCGGTTCTTGTTAATGCTTACGATGAAGAAGATACGGGTAAAGAAATAAGAACGGTTCTTCGTCTGCATCCATTTCTTGCCCCGATAAAAGCAGCTGTTTTACCTCTTGTCAACAGAGAAAATATGCCAGAGATCGCATTTGAAATTTATAAATCGTTGAAACCACACTTTAAAGTTTTCTATGATGACAGTGGTTCAATTGGGAGAAGATATAGAAGGCAAGATGAAATTGGAACTCCCTTCTGTTTCACAGTTGATTCGCAAACACTTCAAGATGGAACTGTAACAGTAAGGGACAGAGATACAATGAAACAGGAAAGAATTCATAAAAATGAAGTGCTTGACTTTTTAAGGGAGAAAATCGTTTTCTAA
- a CDS encoding imidazolonepropionase translates to MILIHNANQVVTVASFGKRFKRGEKQSEIFVVEKGSVLIKDGKIEWVGRAVDFNFGLYGEVEIIDATGKVVLPGFVDSHTHLVFGGTREDEFNLRIKGFTYQQIAEMGGGILSTVQKTRNLSKDELLKISQIYATKALANGTTTIEIKSGYGLNLEDEIKVLEVVNELNEKPIFTVPTFLGAHAVPPEFKDRKDDYVKFLVDKLIPEISKRKLAKFCDVFCEIGYFTAEDSEKILTAGKSYGLLPKIHAEQFSNYGGVKVGVKVEAISIDHLENINDEDIDLLSRTDSIAVLLPGVSFFLNYKYPPARKLIDSGVPVAIATDFNPGSCMSLNMQLMMTIACTQMRMTIEEAITASTLNSAGAIGISDITGSIEVGKRADLVIFDVPDYRMIPYFFGENHTWIVFGGGILKYRKM, encoded by the coding sequence ATGATTTTAATTCATAACGCTAATCAAGTTGTCACAGTCGCATCATTTGGGAAAAGATTTAAACGCGGGGAAAAACAAAGTGAAATTTTCGTCGTTGAAAAGGGGAGTGTTTTAATTAAAGATGGTAAAATTGAATGGGTTGGGAGAGCTGTTGATTTTAATTTTGGTTTATATGGCGAAGTTGAAATCATTGACGCTACTGGAAAAGTTGTTCTGCCTGGATTTGTTGACTCACATACACATCTTGTATTTGGGGGAACGCGTGAGGATGAGTTTAATTTAAGGATAAAGGGTTTTACATATCAGCAAATTGCTGAGATGGGCGGTGGGATTTTAAGCACCGTTCAAAAGACGAGAAATTTATCAAAGGATGAACTTTTAAAAATTTCTCAAATTTATGCAACCAAAGCTCTTGCAAATGGAACAACAACCATAGAGATAAAAAGTGGGTATGGATTGAATCTTGAAGATGAGATCAAAGTTCTTGAGGTTGTAAATGAATTGAATGAAAAACCTATCTTCACGGTTCCAACTTTCCTTGGAGCTCATGCAGTACCACCAGAGTTTAAGGATAGAAAAGATGATTATGTTAAGTTTTTAGTAGATAAGCTTATCCCAGAGATATCAAAAAGGAAACTTGCAAAATTTTGCGATGTGTTTTGTGAAATAGGATATTTTACTGCCGAGGATTCTGAAAAAATTTTAACCGCAGGTAAAAGCTATGGACTCCTGCCTAAAATTCATGCGGAGCAATTTTCAAATTATGGCGGTGTTAAGGTTGGAGTTAAAGTTGAGGCTATTTCAATTGATCACCTTGAAAATATAAATGATGAAGATATTGATCTTTTATCAAGGACAGATTCAATAGCGGTTTTACTCCCCGGGGTTTCTTTCTTTTTAAACTATAAGTATCCACCCGCAAGAAAATTAATTGACTCAGGTGTCCCTGTTGCAATTGCAACGGATTTTAACCCGGGATCGTGTATGAGTTTAAATATGCAACTTATGATGACAATCGCCTGCACTCAAATGAGGATGACGATAGAGGAAGCAATAACTGCATCAACATTAAACTCAGCTGGCGCAATTGGGATTTCAGATATAACAGGAAGTATTGAGGTGGGTAAAAGGGCGGATCTCGTAATTTTTGATGTCCCAGATTATAGAATGATACCATATTTTTTCGGTGAAAATCATACTTGGATTGTTTTTGGCGGGGGCATTTTAAAGTACCGGAAAATGTGA
- a CDS encoding Uncharacterized membrane protein YkvA, DUF1232 family gives MRNYEQIGEDASIYIPQKSTINELEKISENITDREVEYVEQNFWQKLARLKGNINFKRDLIALYKFMKDPDVSFFKKAIAISALLYFILPIDSIPDLSPIVGFLDDIGIVAMVVKYLSRELERYY, from the coding sequence ATGAGAAACTATGAACAAATCGGCGAAGATGCAAGCATTTACATACCTCAGAAGAGCACAATAAATGAGCTTGAAAAAATATCTGAAAATATAACGGATAGAGAAGTTGAATATGTTGAGCAAAATTTTTGGCAAAAACTTGCCAGATTAAAAGGCAATATCAATTTCAAGCGTGATTTGATCGCGCTTTATAAATTTATGAAAGACCCCGATGTTTCATTCTTTAAGAAAGCAATAGCAATATCAGCACTCCTGTATTTTATACTCCCGATAGATTCAATTCCAGATTTATCACCAATTGTCGGTTTTCTTGACGATATAGGAATTGTAGCGATGGTTGTTAAGTATTTAAGCCGTGAGCTTGAGCGTTATTATTAA
- a CDS encoding copper chaperone NosL, with protein MSPKIKTIIVSILALLVYSCSKEIKPEEIEPHDICYLCKMAISQLNFATEIITPDGEVYKFDDIGCMIEFKKMRELPNGSVMFVRDFYTNEWVRIENAYFVRSEKIQTPMNYFIVTFKTRESVEKFLNEYGGEEFPYEQLEIKILK; from the coding sequence ATGAGCCCAAAAATTAAGACAATTATCGTTTCAATTTTAGCACTTTTAGTTTACTCCTGTTCAAAGGAGATTAAACCCGAGGAGATTGAGCCACATGATATTTGTTATCTTTGTAAGATGGCTATATCGCAGCTTAATTTTGCTACGGAGATAATCACCCCAGATGGAGAGGTTTATAAGTTTGATGACATTGGTTGTATGATTGAGTTCAAAAAGATGCGTGAATTGCCAAATGGCTCTGTTATGTTTGTGCGTGATTTTTATACAAATGAATGGGTGAGAATTGAAAATGCGTATTTTGTCAGGTCTGAAAAAATCCAAACCCCAATGAATTATTTCATTGTGACATTTAAAACAAGGGAATCGGTTGAAAAATTTTTAAATGAATACGGTGGAGAGGAATTTCCATATGAACAGCTTGAAATCAAAATTTTAAAGTGA
- a CDS encoding NosL protein — translation MMMKISKILALIIILSVSLFSQSAMDMLKPELGQKLGVCSVCNMDVFEKMMTRVEISVDDTIYHACGIGCATAIMEGKNVKDIKVIDFKTFRLIDAKKAWFVTGSVILPARAMLPEFSFSSESEAKSFVRIYGGYVFDYPEIVSLAKKIREERKKN, via the coding sequence ATGATGATGAAAATTTCAAAAATTCTTGCTTTAATTATTATCTTGTCGGTTTCACTTTTTTCTCAATCTGCGATGGATATGTTGAAGCCTGAGCTTGGGCAAAAGCTGGGAGTGTGTAGCGTTTGTAATATGGATGTTTTTGAGAAGATGATGACAAGGGTTGAAATTTCGGTTGATGATACAATTTATCACGCTTGCGGTATCGGTTGCGCAACCGCGATAATGGAGGGGAAAAATGTAAAAGATATTAAGGTGATTGATTTTAAAACTTTTAGATTAATTGATGCTAAAAAAGCGTGGTTTGTCACCGGTAGTGTGATATTGCCAGCGAGAGCTATGTTACCTGAATTCTCATTTTCAAGTGAGAGTGAGGCTAAAAGTTTTGTGCGAATTTATGGTGGTTATGTTTTTGACTATCCTGAGATTGTTTCTCTGGCGAAGAAGATTCGGGAGGAGAGAAAGAAAAATTAA
- a CDS encoding iron complex outermembrane recepter protein produces the protein MKIKVLTLVVLIFALVSNNFSQEKGIIRGYVYDAKAKYPLVNANIWLEGTNRGDVSDFKGYFEIKNLKSGNYTVVVSYIGYRQKKELVSLAPDEVKTIEVYLEELPYFSVEEIVVFGKPSETYNQVEVGGKEITKQIPRDIGDFIRNFSNSSAIKKGGYALDPVMRGVKYDQINVQIDNGVKIEPACPNRMDPPTSHVQAEELEKVEILKGPYALRYGPNFGGVLNFVMAKPERFEGFTVVGRVESGYESNWNGKFGRLTVSGGQKLFDFRISGGVKDYKNYKDGAGNEVQSSFKIKDWSGKFGFNPVENHRFQISIREVYARDVLYPALPMDGRKDDSRVVSLDYLGKNLNGLINSVNLKAYYSKVYHLMDNAFKPTIAMVDAATDANTKTYGGRSEIGLIVGENVLFVGFDYSRIEKDGFRTRKMKTGPMAGKTFIDTVWQNSYVSNLGVFSELRTGLEGFNIMLSARYDINYAGAITPAPSFARLFGGLSSKHHNFSLSAGVDKVLTSNLQVTLLFATSKRSPNISERFINFLPIGIDNYDYVGNPSLKPEVNNSVDLIVKSKLLGGIFKGDVFYYYVKDFISAKIRSDLMPKNMGVLGVKQFVNIETVKFIGFELGYVSTFSKNFGFKVDLSKTKAWDAVTGEPLPQIPPFEARSTFYYRLFNGGVTPELTIRAVSRKSDVSTSYGETPTPGFAVVNLMISVNYFKFADISIGVNNLFNKVYYEHLNRRVRTTGIPIYEPGRSFFINLIMKVGE, from the coding sequence ATGAAGATCAAAGTTTTAACTCTCGTGGTGTTAATTTTTGCGCTTGTATCTAATAATTTTTCGCAGGAGAAGGGAATAATCCGTGGGTATGTTTATGATGCAAAGGCTAAATATCCACTTGTAAATGCAAATATCTGGCTTGAAGGGACAAACCGTGGCGATGTTTCTGATTTCAAGGGTTACTTTGAAATTAAAAATCTTAAATCAGGAAATTATACAGTTGTTGTTTCATATATCGGCTACAGACAAAAAAAGGAATTGGTCTCGCTTGCACCTGATGAAGTAAAAACGATTGAGGTTTATCTTGAAGAATTACCTTATTTCTCCGTTGAAGAAATTGTGGTTTTTGGGAAGCCAAGCGAGACATATAATCAGGTTGAAGTTGGTGGCAAAGAAATAACAAAACAAATTCCCCGTGACATTGGTGATTTCATAAGGAATTTTTCAAACTCATCTGCGATAAAGAAAGGTGGATACGCGCTTGACCCTGTTATGAGGGGTGTAAAATATGATCAAATTAATGTTCAAATTGATAACGGTGTGAAGATTGAACCCGCTTGCCCAAATAGGATGGATCCACCAACTTCGCATGTCCAGGCAGAAGAACTTGAAAAAGTTGAAATCTTGAAAGGTCCTTATGCCTTACGCTATGGACCGAATTTCGGTGGCGTTTTGAATTTTGTGATGGCGAAACCAGAAAGGTTTGAAGGATTTACTGTCGTTGGAAGGGTTGAAAGTGGATATGAAAGCAATTGGAATGGCAAGTTTGGGAGATTAACAGTTTCGGGAGGTCAAAAATTATTTGATTTTAGAATATCTGGAGGGGTGAAAGATTACAAAAATTATAAAGATGGGGCAGGAAATGAAGTTCAGTCAAGCTTTAAAATAAAAGATTGGAGCGGTAAATTTGGGTTTAATCCTGTGGAAAATCATAGATTTCAGATTTCAATTCGTGAGGTATATGCCCGGGATGTTCTTTATCCAGCGCTACCGATGGATGGGAGAAAAGATGACTCAAGAGTGGTTTCTCTTGATTACCTTGGGAAAAACCTGAATGGATTGATAAATAGTGTTAATTTAAAGGCATATTATTCAAAGGTTTATCATCTAATGGATAACGCATTTAAACCAACCATAGCAATGGTTGATGCTGCTACAGATGCTAACACTAAAACTTACGGCGGGAGAAGTGAGATCGGATTAATTGTCGGAGAAAATGTTTTATTTGTTGGATTTGATTATTCAAGGATTGAGAAAGATGGATTCAGGACCAGAAAAATGAAAACTGGTCCAATGGCTGGAAAGACATTTATTGATACGGTATGGCAAAATTCCTATGTTTCAAATTTAGGGGTATTTTCTGAGTTGAGAACTGGACTTGAAGGATTTAATATCATGCTTTCCGCAAGATATGATATTAATTATGCGGGTGCTATAACCCCGGCGCCGTCTTTTGCGAGATTGTTTGGAGGGCTTTCATCAAAACATCATAATTTTAGTTTAAGTGCTGGGGTTGATAAAGTTTTGACTTCAAATTTACAAGTCACTTTGCTTTTTGCCACAAGCAAGAGAAGCCCAAATATAAGTGAGAGGTTTATAAACTTCTTGCCCATCGGGATTGATAATTATGACTATGTCGGAAATCCTTCTTTGAAGCCAGAGGTGAACAACAGCGTTGATTTAATCGTGAAGAGCAAACTTCTCGGTGGAATTTTTAAGGGTGATGTTTTCTATTATTATGTTAAGGATTTCATTTCGGCAAAAATTAGAAGCGATTTGATGCCTAAAAATATGGGGGTTCTTGGAGTAAAACAATTTGTGAATATAGAAACTGTTAAATTTATCGGATTTGAGCTTGGATATGTGTCTACATTTAGTAAAAATTTTGGCTTTAAAGTTGATCTAAGCAAAACCAAGGCGTGGGATGCTGTAACAGGTGAGCCATTGCCGCAGATTCCGCCTTTTGAGGCAAGGTCAACATTTTACTATCGTTTGTTTAATGGTGGGGTAACGCCTGAACTGACGATAAGAGCGGTTTCAAGAAAAAGCGATGTCTCAACAAGCTATGGAGAAACACCAACGCCGGGATTTGCGGTTGTCAACCTCATGATAAGCGTTAACTATTTCAAGTTTGCAGATATATCAATTGGTGTGAACAACTTGTTTAATAAAGTCTATTATGAACATCTCAACAGACGTGTGAGGACGACAGGGATTCCGATATATGAACCCGGCAGAAGTTTCTTTATAAACTTAATAATGAAAGTTGGTGAATAG
- a CDS encoding Cu-processing system permease protein has product MSWNSIYTIAESEIIIGVRNKWTHIFTIIFTILVLGISYFGLTASGYTGSMQDFSRTTLSLLNLVLYIIPLISLIIGVMSFSGDGRLNELIFAQPLNRWEIYLGKLLGLLVVIFTSTSLGFGISGFIILMRVGSDGVFRYLVFVLLSNFLAFIFIGISSLISVIARQRGRAFGISVLAWFIFLIFYDLVIIGATTLLRGKVAATFAMLSLLGNPVDIVRVLSLITLNQPEIFGPAGAAFLKFLGGSLQTYTVLILDLMLWFVFSVFLSIKIFSKQDIT; this is encoded by the coding sequence ATGTCTTGGAACTCAATTTACACAATCGCCGAGTCGGAGATCATCATTGGTGTCAGGAATAAGTGGACGCATATTTTCACGATCATTTTCACGATTCTTGTTTTGGGCATTTCTTATTTTGGTTTAACTGCGAGCGGTTATACTGGGAGTATGCAAGATTTTTCAAGGACGACATTGAGTTTGCTTAATCTTGTTTTGTATATCATTCCGCTTATTTCTCTTATCATTGGCGTTATGAGTTTTTCGGGTGATGGGAGGTTGAATGAGCTAATTTTTGCACAGCCATTAAATCGTTGGGAAATTTACCTTGGGAAATTGCTTGGTCTATTGGTTGTTATTTTTACATCAACATCGCTGGGGTTTGGGATAAGTGGTTTCATAATTTTGATGAGGGTTGGTTCCGATGGTGTGTTTAGGTATCTTGTTTTTGTTTTGTTGTCAAATTTTCTTGCTTTTATCTTTATTGGGATTTCATCTTTAATTTCTGTGATCGCAAGACAGCGTGGGCGAGCTTTTGGGATCTCTGTCCTCGCTTGGTTTATCTTTCTAATTTTCTATGATCTTGTGATAATTGGTGCAACAACACTTTTAAGGGGTAAAGTTGCAGCAACCTTTGCTATGTTATCTCTTCTTGGTAATCCAGTTGATATTGTTCGTGTGTTAAGTTTGATAACTTTGAATCAACCGGAAATTTTTGGTCCAGCTGGTGCAGCATTTTTGAAATTTCTTGGCGGAAGTTTGCAAACTTACACTGTTTTAATCCTTGATTTGATGTTATGGTTTGTTTTTTCTGTCTTTTTATCAATTAAAATTTTTTCAAAACAGGACATAACTTAA